From Carassius gibelio isolate Cgi1373 ecotype wild population from Czech Republic chromosome B23, carGib1.2-hapl.c, whole genome shotgun sequence, the proteins below share one genomic window:
- the LOC128011626 gene encoding uncharacterized protein LOC128011626: MLDLLIKWLGPESVKHIKRIRSVHIGNPDAALKKAWSRLQECYAAPEVMEKSLFKRLDEFPRISTKDYGKLRDLGDLLMEIQGAREEGYLTGLAYLDTARGIGPIVEKLPHGLQEKWLSVGSKFKEDNNGYFPPFDYFADFICDEARRRNDPSFILSYASNNGLKSDRVVSNNYGRNISVHKTDISSGKDPPANSPERRLGGPEKNCPIHNKPHSLRKCRVFRGKPLEERKSILKENGICFKCCISASHLARDCKAAVKCLECNSERHHTAMHPGPPPQVYRRPTPPPDNGGEVEEHASDSKAISSHCTQVCGPDHTARSCSKICLVRIYPQGQREKATNMYVILDDQSNRSLVRSEFFELFNIKGQSFPYALKTCAGLVQTSGRKAEGFQVESLDGQTSLLLPPLIECNDILIDRSEIPTPDAARHHPHLRSVAAHIPELDPKAEILLLLGRDIVRVHKVRQQVSGPHNAPFAQKLDLGWVLIGDVCLGNAHKPDVRAFKTSVLENGRPSILRPCKGFMKLTEDVSNGKEQKNKPNKASLEALGLHVFRETESDNQPAQSMEDTIFLKIMDQEMQRDESNNWVAPLPFRVPRQCLSNNREQVFTRFASLEKTLRRKTEMRDQFQEFMKKIIDNRHAEVAPPLEKNDECWYLPTFGVYHPQKPGNIRVVFDSSANYFGTSLNDVLLSGPDLNNSLIGVLIRFRKEQVAVIADIQQMFHCFLVRRDHRDYLRFLWYRDNDMSKDIIDYRMRVHVFGNSPSPSVAIYGLRRAIHEGAHKYGEDTVQFVEHHFYVDDGLISVPTEAEAISLLQRTQHSLSESNLRLHKFASNREAVLQAFAPEDRAVLKDLDLSGEVTPAQRSLGLLWETTTDTFTFKVSKNKKPFTRRGVLSTVNSVFDPLGMVAPVTIEGKSLLREFSVNTSDWDAPLPEQKLKQWEAWCESLHDLSKLHIPRSYTATSLSNAVHTELCVFSDASTKAIGVVAYLRTIQAEGQVEVGFILGKAKLAPQSEPTIPRLELCAAVLAVEVAELIQVELGLKLDEIKFYCDSKVVLGYICNQTKRFYVYVHNRVRRILQSTRPNQWFYVNTEDNPADHASRSVPASQLTKTMWFTGPAFLHKPNPSDTHAIRMFELVNPESDMEIRPEVSSFLTQTQNQGLTAARFQCFSCMLSLIRAIALLIHIASAYRHNKSSKCKGWHHCNFPRTPDELSQARHIIIRAAQEDVYAKELAVLEHGQAVTKDSSLHKLRPVLEGNLICVGGRLKHADLSTQEKNPIILPKTSHISLLLVRQYHEEVKHQGRHFTEGALRAAGFWIIGGKRLIASFLHKCVVCRKLRRRTEEQLMADLPPERLHTCPPFTYVGVDVFGPWQIVSRRTRGGQAQSKRWAMLFCCMSSRAVHIEIIDSLDTSSCINALRRFFAIRGPAKQIRSDCGTNFVAAAKELGLSQQQPDFKVQNFLSQQGCSWIFNPPHASHMGGSWERMIGLSRRILDAILIQENIQLTHDVLCTLMMEVTAIINGRPLVPVSTDPESPFILSPSMILTQKVGVAPPHRDFTDKDLLSRQWKQVQALADRFWRRWRQEFLPTLQVRQKWRDSQRDLKEGDIVLLKDSQAARNTWPMARITAVFPGRDSKIRKVELRTSNQGSERVFLRPVSEVVLLLPND; this comes from the coding sequence ATGTTAGATTTGCTGATTAAATGGCTCGGACCAGAGTCTGTGAAACACATCAAAAGGATTCGCTCTGTGCATATCGGGAACCCAGATGCAGCACTTAAAAAGGCCTGGAGTCGCCTCCAAGAATGCTACGCTGCGCCTGAAGTAATGGAGAAGTCTCTTTTTAAGAGATTGGATGAATTCCCAAGAATATCAACTAAAGATTATGGGAAGCTGAGAGACTTAGGCGATCTTCTTATGGAAATCCAGGGTGCCAGAGAAGAAGGTTACCTCACAGGATTGGCCTACCTGGATACTGCCAGAGGCATTGGGCCCATCGTGGAGAAACTTCCTCACGGACTACAGGAGAAATGGCTCTCAGTTGGCTCAAAATTTAAGGAAGATAATAACGGCTACTTCCCTCCATTCGATTACTTTGCCGATTTCATCTGCGACGAAGCACGGCGGAGGAATGATCCAAGTTTCATCCTTTCATATGCCAGCAATAACGGACTGAAGTCAGACAGGGTAGTTTCAAATAATTATGGAAGAAATATATCAGTTCACAAGACAGACATCTCTTCGGGTAAAGATCCACCTGCGAACTCACCTGAGAGAAGGCTCGGTGGGCCAGAGAAAAACTGTCCCATTCACAACAAACCACATTCGCTAAGGAAATGCAGAGTATTTAGAGGTAAGCCTCTTGAAGAAAGAAAGAGCATTCTCAAGGAGAATGGAATTTGTTTCAAGTGCTGCATATCAGCTAGTCATCTTGCAAGAGACTGTAAAGCAGCAGTAAAGTGCCTGGAGTGCAACAGCGAACGACATCATACTGCTATGCATCCAGGTCCACCACCTCAAGTCTACAGAAGGCCTACACCCCCACCAGACAACGGCGGGGAGGTAGAGGAACATGCTAGCGACAGCAAAGCCATCTCCTCACACTGCACCCAAGTATGTGGTCCAGATCATACCGCAAGATCCTGCTCGAAGATCTGTCTGGTACGAATATACCCTCAAGGTCAACGTGAAAAGGCAACCAACATGTACGTTATTTTGGATGATCAAAGTAACCGTTCACTGGTGCGTTCAGAGTTTTTCGAGCTTTTCAACATCAAGGGCCAATCATTTCCCTATGCACTGAAGACCTGTGCCGGATTGGTTCAGACGTCCGGCAGAAAGGCAGAGGGTTTCCAGGTCGAATCGCTCGATGGGCAGACTAGCTTATTGCTACCGCCGCTAATTGAGTGTAATGACATTCTCATTGATCGCTCTGAAATACCAACACCCGATGCAGCCCGTCATCATCCACACCTACGAAGTGTAGCGGCACACATTCCAGAACTCGACCCCAAAGCGGAAATCCTCCTCTTGCTAGGCAGAGACATTGTGAGAGTCCATAAAGTCCGACAGCAAGTGAGCGGACCTCACAACGCCCCCTTTGCACAAAAACTGGATTTGGGATGGGTCTTGATAGGAGACGTGTGCCTAGGAAATGCACACAAACCAGATGTGAGAGCATTCAAGACAAGTGTGCTAGAGAATGGCCGACCCTCCATTCTCAGACCATGTAAAGGCTTCATGAAGCTGACCGAAGATGTGTCCAATGGCAAGGAGCAGAAGAACAAACCAAACAAGGCATCGTTGGAAGCCCTTGGACTGCATGTCTTCAGGGAAACTGAGTCTGACAACCAACCCGCCCAGTCCATGGAGGATACAATCTTTTTGAAAATCATGGACCAAGAAATGCAAAGAGATGAGTCAAACAACTGGGTCGCTCCTCTCCCCTTTAGAGTTCCCCGTCAATGCTTGTCCAACAACCGCGAACAGGTGTTTACTCGCTTCGCCTCCTTGGAGAAAACATTGCGAAGAAAAACTGAGATGAGAGACCAGTTTCAAGAATTCATGAAGAAAATAATTGACAACAGACATGCAGAAGTGGCTCCTCCACTGGAGAAGAATGATGAGTGTTGGTATCTGCCTACTTTCGGAGTCTACCACCCTCAAAAGCCTGGAAACATCCGCGTGGTGTTTGACTCCAGCGCAAATTATTTTGGCACATCTCTAAATGATGTTCTTCTGTCAGGCCCAGACCTCAATAACTCACTCATTGGGGTGCTGATCCGCTTCCGCAAGGAACAGGTTGCAGTGATTGCTGACATACAGCAGATGTTCCACTGTTTTCTTGTCCGCAGAGACCACAGGGACTACCTGAGGTTTTTGTGGTACAGAGACAATGATATGTCTAAGGACATTATCGATTACAGGATGAGGGTTCATGTTTTCGGTAACAGTCCGTCACCATCTGTAGCCATCTACGGACTAAGGAGAGCCATCCATGAAGGTGCACATAAGTATGGAGAAGACACGGTCCAGTTTGTTGAACATCATTTTTACGTAGATGATGGTCTCATCAGTGTGCCTACTGAAGCTGAAGCCATCAGTCTGCTACAGAGAACGCAGCACTCTCTCAGTGAATCGAACCTTAGGCTTCACAAGTTTGCCTCAAACAGAGAAGCTGTGCTTCAGGCCTTTGCACCAGAGGACAGGGCTGTTCTGAAAGACCTTGACCTAAGCGGTGAAGTAACACCAGCCCAACGCAGTTTGGGACTGTTGTGGGAGACAACGACAGACACCTTCACATTCAAAGTCTCAAAAAACAAGAAACCCTTTACTCGCAGGGGAGTTCTGTCAACAGTGAATAGTGTCTTCGATCCGTTAGGCATGGTCGCACCGGTGACTATTGAGGGCAAAAGTCTTTTGAGGGAATTCAGTGTCAACACAAGTGATTGGGATGCTCCTCTTCCAGAACAAAAGCTGAAGCAATGGGAGGCATGGTGTGAGTCACTCCATGACTTAAGTAAGCTGCATATCCCACGTTCATACACCGCAACGTCACTTTCCAATGCTGTACACACAGAGCTATGTGTGTTTTCTGACGCGTCCACAAAAGCCATTGGAGTTGTGGCATATCTCAGGACCATTCAAGCTGAGGGACAAGTCGAAGTAGGATTCATTCTAGGGAAGGCTAAGCTGGCACCACAGTCCGAACCTACCATTCCTCGGTTGGAATTGTGCGCCGCAGTATTAGCCGTAGAAGTTGCCGAACTCATCCAAGTTGAACTGGGCCTGAAGCTGGATGAAATCAAGTTCTATTGTGACAGCAAGGTCGTGCTTGGATACATTTGCAATCAAACAAAACGCTTCTACGTCTACGTTCACAATCGAGTCAGACGTATTCTTCAATCAACAAGACCTAACCAATGGTTCTACGTCAACACAGAGGACAACCCGGCTGACCACGCATCCAGGTCAGTTCCTGCGTCCCAACTGACAAAGACTATGTGGTTCACTGGACCAGCCTTTTTACACAAGCCAAATCCATCTGACACACATGCAATCAGGATGTTTGAACTTGTTAACCCAGAATCAGACATGGAAATACGACCTGAAGTGAGTAGTTTTCTTACTCAGACTCAAAACCAAGGCCTTACCGCTGCACGGTTTCAGTGCTTTTCTTGTATGCTCTCCCTCATCAGGGCTATTGCCCTACTCATCCACATAGCCAGTGCTTACAGACACAACAAGTCCAGTAAATGTAAAGGGTGGCATCACTGCAACTTCCCACGTACTCCGGATGAGTTGTCTCAGGCGAGACACATTATCATCAGGGCAGCACAGGAAGATGTTTATGCAAAAGAACTCGCAGTTCTTGAGCATGGACAAGCTGTAACCAAGGACAGTTCTCTTCACAAGCTCAGACCTGTTCTTGAAGGTAATCTGATTTGTGTTGGTGGCAGATTAAAGCACGCTGACTTGAGCACTCAGGAAAAAAACCCCATCATCTTGCCCAAGACCAGCCACATTTCTCTGCTGTTGGTGCGACAGTATCATGAAGAGGTAAAGCATCAAGGCCGCCACTTCACAGAAGGGGCCCTGAGAGCAGCGGGCTTCTGGATCATAGGTGGAAAACGACTTATTGCCTCTTTCTTGCACAAATGTGTAGTGTGTCGAAAGTTACGTCGAAGAACAGAGGAACAACTTATGGCAGACTTGCCTCCAGAACGCTTGCACACATGTCCACCCTTCACCTATGTAGGAGTGGATGTGTTCGGACCATGGCAAATCGTCTCCAGGCGTACAAGAGGTGGACAGGCCCAAAGCAAAAGATGGGCGATGCTCTTCTGCTGTATGAGCTCCCGAGCGGTGCACATCGAGATCATCGACTCCCTAGACACGTCAAGTTGCATCAATGCATTGAGACGGTTCTTTGCCATACGGGGACCTGCAAAGCAGATTAGATCGGACTGCGGAACAAACTTTGTGGCCGCTGCAAAGGAACTGGGATTAAGCCAACAACAACCTGACTTCAAAGTGCAGAACTTCTTGAGTCAACAAGGGTGCTCATGGATATTTAATCCTCCTCATGCGTCCCATATGGGTGGATCATGGGAACGTATGATAGGCCTATCAAGAAGGATCCTGGATGCAATCCTGATTCAAGAGAACATTCAACTTACCCACGATGTCCTGTGCACACTCATGATGGAAGTAACTGCGATAATCAATGGCAGGCCTCTTGTTCCAGTCTCCACCGACCCAGAGTCACCGTTCATATTGTCTCCTTCAATGATACTTACCCAGAAGGTTGGGGTTGCCCCACCGCACAGAGATTTCACAGACAAGGATCTTCTCAGCAGacaatggaaacaagtccaaGCTCTCGCTGACAGATTCTGGCGTCGCTGGCGTCAGGAGTTCCTCCCCACCCTGCAAGTCCGCCAGAAATGGAGAGATTCTCAACGGGACCTAAAAGAAGGGGACATTGTGCTCCTGAAGGACAGTCAAGCTGCACGTAACACATGGCCTATGGCAAGGATCACAGCTGTCTTCCCTGGGAGAGACAGTAAAATAAGGAAGGTGGAGCTCAGGACATCAAATCAAGGTTCTGAGAGGGTGTTCTTGAGACCAGTGTCAGAAGTAGTTCTTCTTCTGCCCAATGACTGA